One Sodalinema gerasimenkoae IPPAS B-353 DNA segment encodes these proteins:
- a CDS encoding ABC transporter substrate-binding protein — protein MTHPPSSPIRRIRRRQFLQTSTAALSGLALSSCGWTLANVRSTVQTADDILYIYTWAGYTDREVIEAFFQETAIRVIADVFSSNEEMLAKLQAGAGGAYSLIYPSDYMVRRMIDEQLLLELDHDRIDGLDTLFPNFQSPTYDPDNRHSVPISWGTTGLVFDTRVLDPPPDDWTYLWENRQRLTRRATLLNDPREVFGATLRMLGYSYNSTNPQEIRAAYNKLLELRPTIAAFDSDAWRPQILTGDLKVAMCFSSDANEVIQENSNLAYVLPRSGSSIWTDALVIPRTAPNVDAAYAWINFMQRPEVAARIGERLSFATPNKAAFAKLPESVQTNTSLFPPDSALEKSESLQPIPPEVGEIYNQYWTRLTSG, from the coding sequence GTGACTCATCCCCCTTCATCTCCTATTAGGCGGATTCGCCGCCGTCAGTTTCTGCAAACCTCAACGGCCGCCCTCTCGGGGTTGGCTCTATCAAGTTGTGGTTGGACCTTAGCCAATGTCCGCTCAACGGTACAAACGGCTGATGATATTCTCTATATTTATACTTGGGCCGGCTACACAGACCGGGAGGTGATCGAAGCGTTTTTTCAAGAGACCGCCATTCGCGTCATCGCCGATGTGTTTTCCTCCAATGAGGAGATGCTGGCGAAACTGCAAGCGGGGGCCGGTGGAGCCTATAGCCTCATCTATCCCTCGGATTACATGGTGCGACGGATGATCGATGAGCAACTGCTCTTAGAACTCGATCACGATCGCATCGATGGCCTCGATACCCTTTTTCCCAATTTCCAAAGTCCCACCTACGACCCCGACAATCGTCACAGTGTCCCGATTAGTTGGGGAACGACGGGTCTAGTGTTCGATACGAGGGTTCTCGATCCTCCTCCGGACGATTGGACTTACCTTTGGGAAAATCGCCAACGTCTCACCCGCCGCGCGACGTTACTCAACGACCCACGGGAGGTATTTGGGGCAACTCTACGGATGTTGGGCTATTCCTATAACAGCACCAATCCCCAAGAAATTCGCGCCGCTTACAACAAACTCCTAGAACTGCGGCCGACTATTGCCGCCTTTGACTCAGATGCCTGGCGCCCGCAAATCCTGACGGGGGACTTAAAAGTAGCGATGTGCTTCTCGTCCGATGCCAATGAGGTGATTCAAGAAAATTCTAATCTCGCCTATGTGCTGCCCCGCAGCGGCTCCTCAATTTGGACCGATGCCCTGGTGATTCCCCGCACTGCCCCTAATGTGGATGCGGCCTATGCTTGGATTAACTTTATGCAGCGTCCCGAAGTGGCGGCACGGATTGGGGAACGCTTGAGTTTTGCGACCCCCAACAAGGCGGCCTTTGCTAAATTACCCGAGTCGGTTCAAACCAATACCAGTCTCTTTCCCCCAGACTCTGCTCTAGAAAAATCTGAAAGTCTGCAACCAATTCCCCCTGAAGTTGGGGAAATTTATAATCAGTATTGGACTCGATTGACGAGTGGTTAG